The window aattataattatttttcaggtTCATAATTTGGAAGTTATCGACCAGAATGGTGTACAATTTAATGGAAATACTATGAAAATATTAGATGAGCAAACTGAAATTGATACAAAGTACAATGTATTAAATAgtcaatatatattaaatgataataatataaaaatattaaatactgGAAATTTAAAAGTCATTGATACAAATACAGTATTAGAtgtaaacaatataaaattaatagatactAATGCAGTAATAAATGGTAGTGAGATTAAGATGATAGAAAAGAATGCTTTAATACAGTATGATAATGGAAATATATCTAATTCTGAAAGTGGTTCTATCCAACCGGCTGTTtcaataaagagaaaaagagatgacaaaaatatgaataaattaaatgctACAGGTCTAAATAATTTAAGTTCCATTGAACCTAGAAAATCAAAAGCAAAACCAACTATTATAAAGAGATATCAAAATTCATGCGAAGACTTGGACGAAGCTAATACAAGCCTATCTTTCATAAAATGGTTAGCATCAATTACAGAGAGAATAAATCAAACAATGCATTTTCAATTTGATGGAAAACCTGACCCTTTGGTATTTCATGTAccacaaatattttttgattgttTACGGGAGAGAATATCTTGTGGCGGTAAGAAAAAACGTTTACCTAATTCAACAACAGCCTTTGTCAGAAAAGATGGAGTACCATTGGGCACCTTTACTAAATATACATGgcaaattacaaatatattacacGTGAAGAGTATTTTTGAAACGCCTCTTATACCTTTAGAAATAACACGAAGTTTTATACAAAATGCAGATGGTACATACGaattatataaacgaaaagaaactgATATCGATCggtataaaaaaacaaataataatgcatTGATCAAACCATTGGAATTGAAAACTTATCTAAAAGTTGGTAAGgactttttcgataaaatattatttctgcattatatagatatacatatattagccaacaattttaattaatttttttgttaatggAATATAGTTttccaaataatatttttaggtAATACTTCTCCAAATCAAGTGGAGCCAACGCCGTTCTTAATAGAATGGATACCGGATATTCTACCAATATCGAAAATTGGCGAATTGAGAATTCGATTTGAATTTGGACACGTTAAAAATGAAGCTAGCCaaagatggagaaagatagcattatcgaaaaattattgaataaaaagttaaaatgtCTATATAAGTtaagtatttattttaaagtattgtattgttatttctttgttattgCAAAATTTTAAGTgtttgaaaaagaacaaaaagaaaaaaaaaacagaaaaaaaaagaaaaagaagaaaaaaaaccacaagaatattttacattgcatagtcatgtatatatctaaatcGGCTATTAATCGTATGCGAAACgattttatgttatatattataagttaATTTAAATGAACTTTAACCCTTTCAGTACATAAATTCTAATAACGAATCTATCAAAATAATGTGTAATTaactttgtatatttttatgaatgcttgtacattatttatatattttatctgtgtgaatatatttcaatttaaattgaattataagATATTTAACTAACTAGTACTTGAAGGGTTAAATAatgcaaaatttttaattgtataaaaaaagcatatatatatatatatgcttcgaaaaaaatttaaatacgtTAGAaagtatattatcgataatgtactgaaacatatataagtattgcTATTTCTGTTTTTGATACTCTAATAGGTTGGAGTTGAAATTGTTAAATGCAAAGACTGATCTAATTTACTCTGTTTTTTAAAGATGGGTACAAAGTGCGTTCCTAAATAAACAATTGTTTGCCGATGCgcgaataaaattttagaGAATCATTTAGAGCGTcgtttaatgataattaaattatattgatgAAAACTTGTTTGAACaagcaatttatatattttaaattttcctattttttatttatttattaaaattactacTACCGAGATGAATCGacgttaaaagaaagaaagaaaaaggaaaaaaaaaattcgaattgtttttattatataatgattaatgtatcatacacatatgtcgatttaatatattgtgtatatatatatgtgtatgtatgtgtgtatatatatatatatatatatatacacatatcttAGATCGGAAATActaaaaaatatgttatttaataaatacgtattctataatattgtaaatttttttcgattattttcctGCAACCATATTCAAtcatataattcataaaaaaattctaagcATGATTAGGTTAAAAACAATAGCCATACATAAtac of the Vespa crabro chromosome 4, iyVesCrab1.2, whole genome shotgun sequence genome contains:
- the LOC124423271 gene encoding uncharacterized protein C2orf42 homolog isoform X4; the encoded protein is MSNEERLRKLLSDLGKATLRGVRKCPKCGTYNGSRGLCCKNKYCDAVFKEPGEKRKLSTEACKLITGSTAQVFSVRVRDKGPDYRGFVQLPLINATISNEITTLISQTTALCFVDTCERSFDTSVLKCHEKDSSDLSVSTCQHIQAALRCYAEAQPLTLRNSILSSLNVNNEMKQEIWLLATETSGPLVQRVSKNIMAVKCKASPKHPLGYLHFSFFVTKLKDRVEHRCFCSCTAFKVHNLEVIDQNGVQFNGNTMKILDEQTEIDTKYNVLNSQYILNDNNIKILNTGNLKVIDTNTVLDVNNIKLIDTNAVINGSEIKMIEKNALIQYDNGNISNSESGSIQPAVSIKRKRDDKNMNKLNATGLNNLSSIEPRKSKAKPTIIKRYQNSCEDLDEANTSLSFIKWLASITERINQTMHFQFDGKPDPLVFHVPQIFFDCLRERISCGGKKKRLPNSTTAFVRKDGVPLGTFTKYTWQITNILHVKSIFETPLIPLEITRSFIQNADGTYELYKRKETDIDRYKKTNNNALIKPLELKTYLKVVFQIIFLGNTSPNQVEPTPFLIEWIPDILPISKIGELRIRFEFGHVKNEASQRWRKIALSKNY